One region of Populus trichocarpa isolate Nisqually-1 chromosome 4, P.trichocarpa_v4.1, whole genome shotgun sequence genomic DNA includes:
- the LOC7470387 gene encoding auxin transporter-like protein 5 has product MAADKVVETAIVGNYVEMETEGKPNDMKTRFSKFLWHGGSVYDAWFSCASNQVAQVLLTLPYSFSQLGMVSGICFQLFYGLLGSWTAYLISILYVEYRTRKEREKVDFRNHVIQWFEVLDGLLGKYWRNVGLAFNCTFLLFGSVIQLIACASNIYYINDNLDKRTWTYIFGACCATTVFIPSFHNYRIWSFLGLIMTTYTAWYLTIASLLHGQVEGVKHSGPTKMVLYFTGATNILYTFGGHAVTVEIMHAMWKPQKFKAIYLLATLYVLTLTLPSGAAVYWAFGDMLLNHSNAFALLPRSSSRDMAVILMLIHQFITFGFACTPLYFVWEKAIGMHECKSLCKRAAARLPVVIPIWFLAIIFPFFGPINSSVGSLLVSFTVYIIPALAHMFTFKSSAARENAVEQPSKYTGRWVGAYMINTFVVVWVLIVGFGFGGWASMTNFIHQIDTFGLFTKCYQCPPQTLPPPLPHLNATAAPPPLHHPQNHTRTP; this is encoded by the exons ATGGCTGCTGATAAGGTTGTGGAGACAGCGATAGTAGGTAACTATGTGGAGATGGAGACTGAAGGGAAGCCTAACGACATGAAAACACGATTTTCTAAGTTCTTATGGCATGGTGGTTCTGTTTATGATGCCTGGTTTAGCTGTGCTTCAAACCAG GTGGCTCAAGTATTGCTTACATTACCATACTCGTTTTCTCAACTAGGGATGGTATCAGGCATCTGCTTTCAGCTCTTCTATGGATTGCTGGGCAGTTGGACAGCTTATCTAATCAGCATACTCTATGTAGAATacagaacaagaaaagaaagagagaaggttGATTTCAGGAACCATGTCATCCAG TGGTTTGAAGTTCTTGATGGACTCCTTGGAAAATATTGGAGGAACGTGGGTTTGGCATTTAACTGCACTTTTCTTCTGTTTGGATCTGTCATTCAACTCATAGCCTGTGCAAG CAACATATATTACATAAATGATAATCTAGACAAGAGGACCTGGACTTACATCTTTGGGGCTTGTTGCGCTACCACAGTGTTCATCCCTTCATTTCACAATTACAGAATCTGGTCATTTCTTGGTCTTATTATGACTACTTACACCGCTTGGTACCTCACCATTGCTTCCCTCCTTCATGGCCAG GTGGAGGGTGTTAAGCATTCGGGTCCAACAAAAATGGTGCTATATTTCACTGGGGCCACAAACATTCTCTACACATTTGGGGGACATGCCGTTACTGT GGAAATCATGCACGCTATGTGGAAGCCTCAGAAATTCAAGGCCATATACTTACTGGCTACTCTGTATGTTCTGACTTTGACACTTCCCTCAGGAGCAGCAGTATACTGGGCATTTGGTGACATGCTTCTCAATCACTCCAATGCCTTTGCTCTCCTCCCAAGATCTTCCTCCAGAGACATGGCTGTCATTTTAATGCTCATCCACCAG TTTATTACATTTGGGTTTGCATGCACACCGTTGTACTTTGTGTGGGAGAAAGCGATAGGGATGCATGAATGCAAGAGCTTGTGCAAAAGGGCTGCCGCTAGATTGCCTGTGGTTATTCCCATTTGGTTTTTAGCTATCATCTTCCCATTCTTTGGACCTATCAATTCCTCTGTTGGATCACTCCTTGTTAGCTTCACGGTCTATATCATCCCTGCCCTAGCCCACATGTTCACCTTCAAATCATCTGCTGCAAGAGAG AATGCAGTGGAGCAGCCATCAAAGTACACGGGAAGATGGGTAGGAGCGTACATGATCAATACATTTGTGGTGGTGTGGGTGCTGATTGTTGGGTTCGGATTCGGTGGATGGGCTAGCATGACAAATTTCATACACCAAATTGATACTTTTGGGCTCTTCACAAAGTGTTACCAATGCCCACCTCAGACACTGCCACCACCATTGCCACACCTCAATGCCACAGCAGCTCCTCCGCCCCTTCACCACCCACAAAACCATACTCGCACCCCTTGA